A portion of the Cryptomeria japonica chromosome 5, Sugi_1.0, whole genome shotgun sequence genome contains these proteins:
- the LOC131077947 gene encoding probable L-gulonolactone oxidase 4, with protein MDSIRRDVFWVVAVLCYVMILCRVRNVRCSPPGSVVECSSASNNCTVQNGYGVFPDRTICKAAQVVFPSTEDELLASVAMAVVKKQKMRVVTRYSHSIPKLVCPGGDSGLVISTRDLDHVVSVDTSAMRMSFESGVPLRKLVDEAAKAGLALPHCPFWEGVTVGGMLGTGAHGSSLFGKGSAVHEYVVGMRLVVPASQEEGYAKVILLTEDDEDLNAAKVSLGVLGVTSQVTLQLQPLFKRSITNLEKGDLDVENMVLTFGLQHEFGGISWYPSQGKAVYRVDDRVPMTVPGNGINDFTGFQPFFTSLLRTIRETEETEEETSCVDCLCVFSELQVAVILGLGRGLKNIGEHFLGYPVIGFQDKMQTSGSCLASPEDKLLTACPWDPRVKGQFFHQIGVSIGLSRIRDFLLDVKNLRDMDPKSFCGVELYDGILIRYVKASSAYLGKEEDSVDMDITFYRSHNPNIPALYTDVIQEIEQMAFFKYRGVPHWGKNRNVAFVGAIQKQRKAEEFRMVMKKYDAEGFFSNEWTDAVLGIRNQDIVIYKDGCALEGLCVCSEDAHCAPQYGYLCTSGRVFTDARVCRKQD; from the exons ATGGATTCTATACGGAGAGATGTCTTTTGGGTTGTGGCAGTTTTATGCTATGTTATGATTCTGTGCAGGGTAAGGAATGTAAGATGTAGTCCACCTGGTTCTGTAGTTGAGTGTTCCAGTGCGTCGAACAACTGCACAGTTCAAAATGGGTATGGTGTTTTTCCTGATAGAACAATCTGCAAGGCTGCACAAGTTGTTTTTCCTTCAACAGAAGATGAGCTCTTAGCCTCTGTTGCAATGGCTGTTGTGAAGAAGCAGAAGATGAGGGTGGTAACAAGGTATTCTCACAGTATTCCTAAGCTCGTTTGCCCTGGAGGAGACTCTGGTTTGGTCATAAGTACCAGAGATTTAGATCATGTTGTTTCTGTTGACACTTCTGCCATGAGAATGAGCTTTGAAAGTGGGGTGCCACTGAGAAAGCTTGTGGATGAAGCTGCCAAAGCAGGCCTTGCTTTGCCACATTGTCCTTTTTGGGAGGGTGTGACAGTTGGAGGCATGTTAGGCACTGGGGCTCATGGCAGCTCTCTGTTTGGGAAAGGCAGTGCAGTTCATGAATATGTTGTGGGGATGAGATTGGTAGTCCctgcttctcaagaagaaggataTGCTAAAGTCATCCTGCTTACAGAGGATGATGAGGATCTCAATGCTGCTAAAGTTTCTCTTGGGGTTCTTGGAGTGACATCTCAG GTCACACTTCAACTGCAGCCATTGTTCAAGAGGTCCATTACAAATCTTGAGAAAGGTGATCTAGACGTAGAAAATATGGTACTCACATTTGGCTTGCAGCATGAATTTGGAGGTATATCATGGTATCCTTCACAGGGAAAGGCAGTATACAGAGTAGATGACAGAGTTCCTATGACTGTACCAGGAAACGGAATAAATGACTTCACTGGATTCCAACCATTCTTCACTTCCCTTCTACGCACAATACGTGAAACAG AAGAAACAGAAGAAGAAACCAGTTGTGTAGACTGCTTGTGTGTCTTCTCAGAACTACAGGTAGCTGTAATCCTTGGACTTGGAAGAGGGCTCAAGAACATTGGCGAGCATTTTCTTGGGTATCCAGTAATAGGCTTCCAAGACAAAATGCAGACTTCTGGATCATGCCTTGCTAGCCCCGAGGATAAGCTATTAACAGCTTGCCCATGGGATCCTAGAGTAAAAGGCCAATTCTTCCACCAGATTGGGGTTTCTATAGGCCTATCTCGGATTAGAGACTTTCTTCTTGACGTCAAAAACCTTAGAGACATGGATCCTAAAAGCTTCTGCGGGGTGGAACTCTACGATGGTATCCTAATTCGTTATGTGAAGGCTTCAAGTGCTTACCTTGGCAAAGAAGAAGATTCCGTAGATATGGACATCACATTTTACAGATCGCATAACCCAAATATTCCTGCCCTGTACACTGATGTTATACAAGAGATTGAGCAGATGGCGTTTTTCAAATATCGAGGAGTGCCCCACTGGGGCAAGAACAGGAATGTTGCTTTTGTGGGTGCAATCCAAAAACAAAGAAAAGCGGAAGAGTTTAGGATGGTTATGAAAAAATATGATGCAGAGGGTTTTTTTTCAAATGAATGGACGGACGCTGTATTGGGTATAAGAAATCAAGATATTGTGATTTATAAAGATGGGTGTGCTTTGGAAGGACTCTGTGTGTGTTCAGAGGATGCTCATTGTGCTCCTCAATATGGGTATTTGTGCACATCTGGAAGAGTTTTCACAGATGCAAGGGTTTGCAGGAAACAAGATTGA